One Conger conger chromosome 7, fConCon1.1, whole genome shotgun sequence genomic window, GGAAAAGCCTACCTCAACAGTAACATCACTCAaagcaaattaaacaaaatcagagtatgcagaaaatgtttctttttatttcgatttttgaaaatgtaaataattacaATTTCTTGATGCTCAAGACATCTTTCTTATAAAGTTGAAAAAGATGCGTATTGGCATGTACAGTACCTACAAccaatattgaaaaatatttagaatCACATTCCAAAGTCTGTGATGGCAACATTGTTGCGATACTGTGAATGATTTCTAACTGCTGACagtcacagttttttttacaaagaaaatCCCACTATCACCCAAAGACAAAAGGGAAAAGATTATAAATATCAaatcttctttttaaaaatcaaaaaaaaaatgtcagtgtatAACCTTTTTTCTTCTGTGAGTAAACATTTGGATGTCATCATTATGGAGGATCACAGCTATCAGAAACACAGCACTGAACAGTCAGATATGGAGAGGTCTGGAGCAGACTTTTCCCCGTGGTGGTTGTTGGCACGTGTCACTTCaacagaccagggtcaaataagTAATTGTTTCGGATTGAAATGCCAGTCAACTGAGTgtattgtctggtgtattggaacctatgaagtaCTAAataccagacaagatcaatcgagcgctgaaaagtatttgaatccgaaacaattgcGTATTTTAACTCAGACCTGCTCTAGCTTTACCTCGTTACTCATACTGTGGGGTTGGCAGAGTGTCCCCTGAACCCAGGAACATCACCACAGATAGACCTCTGTCAAAGGCATGCACCATATGaggacaaaacaaagaaaatatacacacagcaaTCATAtcacccatcccacacacacacacacacacacaaataaatgtatatacatacattttcatgACTGAGTCGATTTAAGCTTTGCTTGTAGAAGACCTGGGTTCAAAGAGTATTTGcgtcggattcaaatacttttctgcatttgactgagCTAGCCTGGTggatttgaacaaacaaattgaTCCCAAATGTGTAAGccccgcccatctgctcctccttgcaggctcaaaataaccaggcaagatcaatagagcacagaaaagtattttaaaccaaaacaaatactatttacACCAGGTCTGGCATGTAGGCCTTCGGCCTTGTGGCACGAATGCACTCATAATAAACTACAATCGTCTCATTCACCCCTCCGGGACTGAGAACTCTTCAGCACTGGAGAAACAATCAGGCAGAAATTTGGGGAGGCGGAGGGGCAGAGGGTAAGATGGACAGAAAGAAGTAGTAAGGTGTAATCTGCATCCCGGGGCGGTCACTGTGTGCCTGACCCAGAACTTCACGTTTCAGGCACGTGGCGCTCCCTCGCCCCCGTCTCTCAGATCTGGTCCCGGAGTCTGGACAGTCTCTGGGACAGCTCATCCTGAGGACAAAACCGGTCAGAGTTCAAGCACTTCAAATATGCGTTGCAGTAAAAAGAAGTAAAAacttttagacatttttgcaaatgaccagctctaggaagagtcctggtggttccaaacttcttccatttcacgatgattgaggccactgtgctcctgggtaagagctcaggcggtaagaacactcgtctggcagtcggagggttgccggttcaattctggcctgggtgtgtcaaagtgtccctgagcaagatgcctaacccccaaattctcccgaccagctggttggtgccttgcaaggcagttaatcgccgttggtgcgtgtgtgttagtgtgtgtatgaatgggtggataagaagcatcaattgtacagtgctttgtaatgtatataaatgccaaccatttaccatttataacaGATAGTTTCTTGGAtgtcatggcttggtttttgtcctgatatGCAGTGCGAATTGTGGGACCTTTTATACACAGGTGTCTTTCTGAACTAGGtttaatcaattaaatttgccacaggtTGACTCCAAtaaagttctagacacatctcaaggataactaaagcaaacaggatgcacctgaccaaaATTTGGAcggccacagcaaagggtctgaatacatacataaatgagagatttctgttttagatttttaataaattagcaaaaatgtctaacgttttcactttgtcattatgacTTCTCTGAACTGACTCCTCCAACTTGAAATCAGTCGAGAATACTGAATAGACCACTACAGTGATTTTAGGCACAGCTACCAGCTAAATAACTAGATTTGTGGTTTCTTGTTcataagaaaaacataaatgcTTTGAGATAATAAACAAGAACACTGAACCTGACATGCAAAAAACAAGCTTCCAGGGTTTTCCCTGAAAAGAAAATCTGAACTACACAAATGCGTCCCCTTCTTGAGTGGTCACCTCTGCcagtggtcagaacagcagagtgtCGTTATGGTATTTCTATGGTCTATATTGTTAGGGTTTTAGGTTTCTCTTCTTAGGACTTCTCATAGATGTcatctacagtatgtatattcataattcatatttgTTCTTGGCATAGTTAGCTTGCACTCTTGCTTTGGTAAGGGTGCAGCTTTATTCACTGGTCTGTTAATGTTGTCAGCCAGGTCTGGCTCATATTAATCAGGTGAATGCATTTATGTTTCTCCTATGTTCTCCtaagtcgctgtggataagagcgttgaCTAAATTAATGTCATATACACATGTGGCCTTGGTCCACATAACTCCTTTAACATTGTGTTGTTAAATGTGCACCTAGCACCTGCAAAAtaacgaacacacacatactgtatgccattccacacacacatatacatacacagacacatatacgcacacgtatacgtgtgtacgtgtgcatggaAGAAAGCAGGAGAAAGCAGAGGTAAGTAATCATAGGTCTTAAGTCTTTTAgccccaagagtgccatatggcactctcagACTTATACCTTTCCAACCTATCGAAacgactgctatactattgttttgagcccctattaaaaccctactacatTTTCTCAGCATAATCAATTTTATCAACCacagccaaaaccccttgggactTGGGTTGAGCCACTGCATATTGGGCTTGatactgaaagggttaaacctACACAATGCATGAGTTATGGTGCTGCATTCACTGATCATATCTTTACTGTGATATTCTAATTAGACACCGCTTTTGTTATCTATACATTTCAGGTGCCCCCTTCACAAAAGACACAACAGGGAAGTTCTGAAAATCTGTGTTCCTAAAATCTGACAAAAGAGGGTGTAGTGACAGGATGTTGCTGAAAAACCGGTTTTGACAGGTTCTGCTCGCTGGGGAATTGTTTTCAGTAATTCTGTCCGGAGTGAAACTTGCCAACTGCAAATGGAAATTACATCCATCTAATGCTGAGGGTCACCGAGAGCTAATATTCTGAGGTATGAGTATGAAAGTATGAAATTCTGACAGGGCCCTGTCAAAAGGAATCTGATTTCACATGCAGCTCCGGTAGTGTTCACCTAATTTAAATACGCCGTGTTTCTGCTGGAGGAAATTGTGACATTATCCTCCACTGGGGGGCAGATTGATGGATATTTGATGGCGGTTTCGATGACGTTTCCTACCTGCTCTGCCGATGCCACGCTGGTCCCCACTGACCCCGTCTGGCCCTGAGGCAGCTCCATGTTCAGGTCCAGCCTGCGGAGAGCATCGACAGGACAGCAGCGTTTCACTCACTGaggactacaactcccacaagCCCTGGCGCAGGAGCTTGCGTTCACGTGTGACAAGCTTCTGCATCACagctgggtcaaatacctaattGGTTCGTATTCAAATACTTgcctacgctttactgagcttgcctggtgtattggaaccaatgacaTGAACCTCTCAAAAATTGCAAACCATGCCTCCAGGttttcttggttggctcaattgcaccaggcctggtcaatcgagcacagaaaagtatttgaatccaaaataaattacgtatttgacccagatgtGCATCTGTATACCTCCCACGTCCACCTCTGACAGAAGTGCAGGGGCTAAACTGTGGCCATAATAAAACCTGAGGTCTCTGTGCCCTTTTGAGAGCTCTCTGCAGAATCAGTAATGCTGTTACCTCTATGAGCTGTCTGAATACTAGGCTAGGAGATATTCTCTTATATCACCTGCATACAGACccactggtgtttttgttgaaTAATTCATAGAGATAACACTCTAAACAACAAAGTTAATAAACTGCCAGTAAGACAAATCCCCACCCCCCGCACCCCAGTCTCACTGGGGGCAAGTATCTGGACAGCTCACCAAGTTGTGTGTACTTCTCGTCAAGTCAGACGTGCCCAGAAGCATAACTGTACCCCGGCCAGATCTCCGCAGAGTTACTGCGGAAACAGCGCGGCTCTGTCTAAGCCATCACTTACCCAGCTTCGTCAGCCATCTCGTGCATGAGTGAGTCCACTTGGTTCTGAAACAGACAAACTGTCCTGTCACCAACAAGGCATTCATTGAACACTATGGTATATataaaacaactaaacaaatGATTGAAGAACTGAATGCTATGATGTATGGTAGCGTATGATTGTTTGTACGGTGTAAGAAGGCTAAGAGCGTCAGTAAAACAAAACGAATGGCTGAATTACCAAATTAAACTTCCATGACCTCGAATAGACTTCTCAACTCAAAAGTCTTACAAATAAGAGATGTGTAATTTACACATAAAAACCTTTCAACTTGGCTATTTATTTGGCCGGTGTGTGGGCCTAAGTGCACCTTGAGTCAGATATTCACATGTGTGGTAGGGAAGTGAAACATACACAGAAATGTACTCACTGAAAAGTCCTTACAGTCCTGAGGCAGGGACACattgtgttcagtgtttttCAGTAACATTAAGCACTTAATGTTTTAAGTTCAATTCAGCTGATCTACCCGTGACATAATTTCATAGGTGTCTGCCGTTAGCCCTTATGAAAGATTCCAATATAACatggaatgtaaaaaaaactacgATAATTGCAACACCTCACGACCTGAACCGTACATATTGGCATGTACACATTTCACAGCTTCCGGATTTAGAGCGGATTATTGGCCAGGAGGTATGAAACAGACCAATATTCAGTGagaacttaaaggtacaataagtaagatttgtaacattattacaagaccatcccttcctatcattgaaaaaggctcactgacatgttgactcaccctctgcctgtgtttataaacagtgttgtgacttgagggcatttgttgctgcaatttctctcttgaccattaggagtctgaaattaactattgtaccttttaaaaaaaacaaaaacctaatGAAGTAAAAGCTTCCGCATTTAGAGCTGATTATTGTCCAGGAGATGTGAAACAGATCAATATTCAGTGAGAACTTATGAAGTAAAAGCAGCCCCATGTCCTGAGCTGGGGGAAATGGGCCGAAAGGGGAACAGCACCACCTCATGACAGTTATCAGGAATAACCAGCAGAGGGAAGCACTGCATCAGCTCATTTCTACAATAACAACCCTCTGCCAACAGCCAGCCTGTCAAAAAGgtaaccaaacacattttaaagaggGTTGATCATCCAGCTCAAGTGAAACTGGGTGTCAGTTTTCCCCTAAATAGGCTAGAGAAGAGTCTGTATAAAACTATGGAGAGTGTGGATGTGTAAAGCTCTACCTGTGGGGTGGTGAGTGTGGTCAGTGTAAAACTCTACCTGTGGGGTGgtgagtgtggttagtgtaaaACTCTACCTGTGGGGTGGTGAGTGTGGTCAGTGTAAAACTCTACCTGTGGGGTGgtgagtgtggttagtgtaaaACTCTACCTGAGGGGTGgtgagtgtggttagtgtaaaACTCTACCTGTGGGGTGgtgagtgtggttagtgtaaaACTCTACCTGTGGGGTGgtgagtgtggttagtgtaaaACTCTAACTGTGGGGTGGTGAGTGTGCTTAGTGTAAAACTCTACCTGTGGGGCGgtgagtgtggttagtgtaaaACTCTACCTGTGGGGTGgtgagtgtggttagtgtaaaACTCTACCTGTGGGGTGGTAAGTGTGCTTAGTGTAAAACTCTACCTGTGGGGTGgtgagtgtggttagtgtaaaACTCTACCTGTGGGGTGgtgagtgtggttagtgtaaaACTCTACCTGTGGGGTGgtgagtgtggttagtgtaaaACTCTACCTGTGGGGTGgtgagtgtggttagtgtaaaACTCTACCTGAGGGGTGgtgagtgtggttagtgtaaaACTCTACCTGTGGGGTGgtgagtgtggttagtgtaaaACTCTACCTGTGGGGTGgtgagtgtggttagtgtaaaACTCTACCTGAGGGGTGgtgagtgtggttagtgtaaaACTCTACCTGTGGGGTGgtgagtgtggttagtgtaaaACTCTACCTGTGGGGTGGTAAGTGTGCTTAGTGTAAAACTCTACCTGTGGGGTGgtgagtgtggttagtgtaaaACTCTACCTGAGGGGTGgtgagtgtggttagtgtaaaACTCTACCTGTGGGGTGGTGAGTGTGCTTAGTGTAAAACTCTACCTGTGGGGTGGTAAGTGTACTTAGTGTAAAACTCTACCTGTGGGGTGgtgagtgtggttagtgtaaaACTCTACCTGTGGGGTGGTGAGAGTGGTTGTGCTGCTCATGGTGTCCTCCATTTGTGCCGTCTGCACATCCAGAGTCTCAAACTGGTGCTCAAATTTGTCCATAAGCGCTGAGATCTGGAGTGGGAGAAGAGACAGTCATCTGATAAGTGTGCAGCCCCAGAAAAGTTGTCCCTGAATGACCATGCCCTGATGAAGCTCAACTTACAGTACAGTCTGGTCTAAAAGGACACCCTTTCAATGTACTTGCCTCCAACCATGGCCATAAATAGATCAACATAACAGTCCACCTACTGTTTTTATGTCCTCCTACCTACCAAACAACATCAGACCCGGAAATGAAGTGTCAAGAATGTTTGTGGGCATACAAAACTTCACACgggcatgtacagtactgtgcaaaagtgttAGACACCCCAGATTTTTTCAATATAAATTTGGTAtttggtgtttttgtttgttaagtgtgtcagtagaaaagagtaaatttgagatttccaaagattcatttttcaaaaagtatttcaaacaaatttttgtatttcattacatAAAGTAACATAACAGACAGAGGCAGTCTGGGATTACCTCGACCGTTTGCATTGATCAAAGTCAATCAAAGTATTTTTGGATATAACAAACATAACAATTATATAACAACCAACCAGCCAATTATCTTATAAAACTTCAGCCCAGTGTACCCAAGAtaactgatgcatttataaAGGGTGGTCATAACATATCGATTTCGTTTTAAACCATTTGCAGctctttatagtacattttCCTATAGTTAGAaacttttcatttaattatttttgaaagtatgTTCACTTTAAGGAATGTGCCTAATACATTTGCACATGACTGTATACAGAGGCAGAAACTcctggcagacacacacatttgcacacacacaagccataCCTTCTCCAGGTTCATACTCTTCAAGGCCGCATCCATGCCTTTCACCACTCCAGACATCGATTGAGTGACCTGCAGAACGGGCAGGTTTGGTCAGTCCCAAAGTGATagtcaaatgtattttcaacATCCTGAAGTCCCTCCATTAACAGCTGAGTTTCTTAACGGCTTTTCCAAGTCAACTTCTTACTAAGGATGTGACAaatcggggtattctagctgccaaccgtggtatgctattGATTGAGTTGATGGGTTCCAActatatctgtatggtcacgctaggacccggaaccatactgtcctctagggtccatCCTTtacacacttgttcctgtgtttgaactgcacttcgttgtacgttgatctgg contains:
- the LOC133133102 gene encoding charged multivesicular body protein 1b-like — translated: MSRMDKHLFNLKFAAKELQRNSKKCDKEEKTEKTKVKKAIQKGNVEVARIHAENAIRQKNQSINYLRMSARVDAVAARVQTAVTMNKVTQSMSGVVKGMDAALKSMNLEKISALMDKFEHQFETLDVQTAQMEDTMSSTTTLTTPQNQVDSLMHEMADEAGLDLNMELPQGQTGSVGTSVASAEQDELSQRLSRLRDQI